In a single window of the Oscillospiraceae bacterium genome:
- the mraZ gene encoding division/cell wall cluster transcriptional repressor MraZ has protein sequence MTGKYNHSIDSKSRMSLPAKLREELGDSVYLVKGNDKCLTVYSLEHWAAFEAKLKSEIGSQARKLQRAICASAVRCDVDAQGRIVLPQELRAYAGLEQEAVIVGVIDRAELWQPDRWQAFDEEFTADDLANAMDEYGF, from the coding sequence ATGACCGGTAAGTATAATCATAGCATTGACAGTAAGAGCCGTATGTCGCTGCCCGCCAAACTGCGTGAAGAGTTGGGCGATAGTGTGTATTTGGTTAAGGGCAACGACAAGTGCTTGACAGTTTATTCACTCGAACATTGGGCAGCATTTGAAGCCAAACTAAAAAGTGAAATAGGTTCTCAGGCGCGGAAGTTACAGCGTGCTATCTGTGCCAGCGCCGTCCGCTGCGATGTCGATGCACAGGGCCGGATCGTTCTCCCCCAGGAGTTGCGTGCCTATGCCGGGCTTGAACAAGAAGCTGTCATCGTTGGTGTCATCGATCGGGCTGAGCTGTGGCAACCTGACAGATGGCAAGCTTTCGATGAAGAGTTTACCGCCGATGACCTGGCAAACGCCATGGATGAATATGGCTTCTAA
- the rsmH gene encoding 16S rRNA (cytosine(1402)-N(4))-methyltransferase RsmH: MASNFHLPVMLNECLDALAIRQDGVYLDATLGRGGHSAAIAQRGGKVIAIDRDAEAIAYAQAHYPEITVLRGNYAQMDVLLSRLGITKLDGILYDLGVSSPQIDQAERGFSYMKDARLDMRMDIAQSLTAYDVVNRFSVAELMCILRDYGEERYSFQIANAIARQRGIAPIETTLQLVEIIKQAMPPKARREAQHPAMRVFQALRISVNDELTSLQDSLYKAIALLNPNGRLAVISFHSLEDRIVKTTMKSQSLTCVCPPKSPICQCNHAPTLRLISKRAITAPPDECIANSRAKSAKLRVAEKI; encoded by the coding sequence ATGGCTTCTAATTTTCATCTGCCCGTCATGCTCAACGAGTGCTTGGACGCGTTAGCAATTAGGCAAGACGGCGTTTATCTTGACGCGACGTTAGGGCGCGGCGGACACAGCGCGGCCATCGCACAGCGTGGCGGCAAAGTCATCGCCATTGACCGAGATGCTGAAGCCATTGCCTATGCGCAGGCACACTATCCCGAGATCACTGTTCTGCGCGGCAATTACGCGCAAATGGATGTCTTGCTCAGTCGGCTTGGCATTACAAAACTGGACGGCATTTTATATGACTTAGGCGTATCGTCGCCGCAGATAGATCAAGCCGAACGCGGTTTCTCTTATATGAAAGATGCGCGTTTAGATATGCGCATGGACATCGCACAATCGCTGACCGCATACGATGTCGTCAATCGATTTTCCGTCGCTGAGCTGATGTGCATCCTGCGCGACTACGGCGAAGAACGATACAGTTTTCAAATCGCCAATGCTATCGCGCGGCAGCGCGGCATTGCCCCCATTGAAACGACGTTGCAGCTCGTCGAAATCATCAAGCAAGCCATGCCGCCCAAAGCCCGCCGTGAGGCGCAACATCCCGCCATGCGTGTGTTTCAAGCGTTGCGCATATCCGTGAATGATGAACTGACATCATTGCAAGACAGCCTGTACAAGGCCATCGCGTTGCTCAACCCAAATGGACGCCTGGCTGTTATAAGTTTCCACTCCCTTGAAGATCGAATCGTTAAGACCACCATGAAGTCACAATCGTTGACCTGTGTCTGCCCTCCCAAAAGCCCTATATGTCAATGTAATCATGCACCGACCTTGCGGCTGATTTCAAAAAGGGCCATTACGGCGCCCCCTGATGAATGCATTGCCAACTCCCGCGCCAAAAGCGCAAAGCTCAGAGTTGCAGAAAAGATATAA